The following are encoded together in the Bradyrhizobium genosp. L genome:
- a CDS encoding BolA family protein codes for MSTKDVIINKLREAFLLESLDVVDESHLHEGHAGHSPGGETHFRVYMVSPAFEGKSRIERHRMINAALAQELAGSVHALAIHAHAPGEKPR; via the coding sequence ATGAGCACGAAGGACGTTATCATAAACAAGTTGCGTGAAGCTTTCTTGCTGGAAAGCCTCGACGTCGTCGATGAATCACATCTGCATGAGGGCCACGCCGGCCACAGCCCGGGCGGCGAGACGCATTTCCGAGTGTATATGGTGTCGCCGGCGTTCGAAGGAAAGAGCCGGATCGAGCGACACCGCATGATTAATGCAGCACTGGCGCAGGAACTCGCCGGCTCCGTGCATGCGCTGGCGATCCACGCACACGCTC
- a CDS encoding J domain-containing protein — protein MPIDSSKFFDSIRIKPTKVSAKRQAQAGDQAVTCEWAGCQNKGAHRAPKGRDNSREYWHFCLDHVREYNQSYNFFQGMNPDDVARYQKDALTGHRPTWKMGANGGKKGEGDIDAASDPFHMFSELNGRGRWRPGPGGAQEAKQETRKVMNAERKALQVMGLAAGATLEDVKAKYKALVKQHHPDANGGDRSTEDRLIEIIKAYNYLKTVVREA, from the coding sequence ATGCCGATCGATTCATCCAAATTCTTCGACTCCATTCGCATCAAGCCGACCAAGGTGAGTGCGAAGCGCCAGGCGCAGGCCGGCGATCAGGCCGTGACCTGCGAGTGGGCGGGCTGCCAGAACAAGGGCGCGCACCGCGCCCCGAAGGGTCGTGACAATTCGCGCGAGTACTGGCACTTCTGTCTCGATCACGTCCGCGAATACAATCAGTCCTACAATTTCTTCCAGGGCATGAATCCGGACGACGTCGCGCGCTACCAGAAGGATGCGCTGACCGGTCACCGGCCGACCTGGAAGATGGGCGCCAATGGCGGCAAGAAGGGCGAGGGCGACATCGACGCCGCGTCCGATCCGTTCCACATGTTCTCCGAGCTCAACGGCCGCGGCCGCTGGCGGCCCGGCCCGGGGGGCGCGCAGGAGGCCAAGCAGGAAACCCGCAAGGTCATGAACGCCGAGCGCAAGGCGCTGCAGGTGATGGGGCTTGCCGCCGGTGCGACGCTGGAAGACGTCAAGGCCAAATACAAGGCGCTGGTCAAGCAGCATCATCCCGACGCCAATGGCGGCGACCGCTCCACCGAGGATCGCCTGATCGAGATCATCAAGGCGTATAATTATCTGAAGACCGTGGTACGCGAGGCTTAG
- a CDS encoding citrate synthase/methylcitrate synthase: protein MNLHLTKSTIGLDGVPAAETVLSHVDGERGELIIAGEHVANLAGKSGFEGVTARLWNGATGKALSEANVRAGLGAARERAFARLPELLPATRGMSIVDGFRAASAGLRGENGLEHEATIVGAFPVIAGALVQRAKGHDPIAPDPTISHAADTLRMLRGGKAEPREVAALDAYFVTVCDHGMNASTFTARVIASTQADLFAAITGGYCALTGPLHGGAPEPVLEMLDAIGTRERIKPWVDDALSRGERLMGFGHRVYRVRDPRADVLKAAIERLAADGADLPFAGEVEAYIRAALRNKNPERPLETNVEFFTAILLDALQIPRQAFTPIFAVARAAGWTAHALEQRRTGRLIRPSSSYVGAMPK from the coding sequence ATGAATCTGCACCTCACCAAAAGCACGATCGGTCTGGACGGCGTTCCCGCCGCCGAGACCGTGTTGAGCCATGTCGACGGCGAGCGCGGCGAACTGATCATCGCCGGCGAGCACGTCGCCAACCTCGCCGGCAAGTCGGGCTTCGAGGGCGTCACCGCGCGGCTGTGGAACGGCGCCACCGGCAAGGCGCTGAGCGAGGCCAATGTCCGCGCCGGCCTCGGCGCCGCCCGCGAACGCGCCTTTGCCCGCCTGCCGGAGCTGTTGCCGGCGACCCGCGGCATGTCGATCGTCGACGGCTTTCGTGCCGCGAGCGCTGGCCTGCGCGGCGAGAACGGGCTGGAGCACGAGGCGACCATCGTCGGCGCCTTCCCGGTGATCGCGGGTGCGCTGGTCCAGCGTGCCAAGGGCCACGACCCGATCGCGCCGGACCCGACGATCAGCCACGCCGCCGATACGCTGCGGATGCTGCGGGGTGGCAAGGCCGAGCCGCGCGAGGTCGCAGCGCTCGATGCCTATTTCGTCACGGTCTGCGATCACGGCATGAACGCCTCGACCTTCACCGCGCGGGTGATCGCCTCGACCCAGGCCGATTTGTTTGCGGCGATCACCGGCGGCTATTGCGCGCTGACCGGGCCGCTGCATGGCGGCGCGCCGGAGCCGGTGCTGGAGATGCTGGATGCGATCGGCACGCGCGAGCGGATCAAGCCCTGGGTCGACGACGCGCTTTCGCGCGGCGAACGGCTGATGGGATTCGGCCACCGCGTCTATCGGGTGCGCGACCCCCGGGCCGACGTGCTGAAAGCCGCGATCGAGCGGCTCGCCGCTGACGGCGCCGATTTGCCGTTTGCCGGCGAGGTCGAGGCCTATATCCGCGCAGCGCTGCGGAACAAGAACCCGGAACGGCCGCTGGAGACCAATGTCGAATTCTTCACCGCGATCCTGCTCGACGCGCTGCAGATCCCGCGGCAGGCGTTCACGCCGATCTTCGCGGTCGCCCGCGCCGCCGGCTGGACCGCCCACGCCCTGGAGCAACGCCGCACCGGCCGACTGATCCGGCCGAGCTCGTCCTATGTCGGGGCGATGCCGAAGTGA
- a CDS encoding citrate/2-methylcitrate synthase has protein sequence MKKSAELYLSAREAAAELAISPATLYAYVSRGLIRSEPSPDSRSHRYRAEDIRGLKERRVPSPEPRGFRNFDADLPVMDSAIATITEQGPIYRGVNCVDLAQRDTLEHTATLLWDVTTVDPFAADNCPHVSDEMRAIADAARRAPPIDRTVAVLALAASADPHAFTRAPDGRAMVGARILRLLVATMLNVPASADLLHEQVARVWTPDNKHAPDLIRRALVLLADHELNASTFTVRCAASTELNLYDAVIAGLVALKGPKHGGAGVLASRLVRTMVDNDVAPVIRERVALGERFPGFGHGVYKNGDPRAISLLDALTRAGAPRKFTREVPERIAEATGEFVNIDYALAVLVHALRMPVGSELALFAMARSVGWIAHASEQLQHGKLIRPRARYVGPAPGRGGTTNSL, from the coding sequence ATGAAAAAATCCGCCGAGCTTTACCTCTCCGCCCGGGAAGCCGCCGCCGAGCTCGCGATCTCGCCGGCCACGCTCTACGCCTATGTCAGTCGCGGCCTGATCCGCTCCGAGCCGTCGCCGGATTCGCGCAGCCACCGCTACCGTGCCGAGGACATCAGGGGCCTGAAGGAACGCCGCGTGCCGTCGCCGGAGCCGCGCGGTTTTCGCAACTTCGACGCCGATCTGCCGGTGATGGATTCGGCGATTGCGACCATCACCGAGCAGGGCCCGATCTATCGCGGCGTCAACTGCGTCGACCTTGCCCAGCGCGACACGCTGGAGCACACCGCAACGCTGCTCTGGGATGTCACCACTGTCGATCCGTTCGCGGCGGACAATTGTCCGCATGTGTCGGACGAGATGCGCGCGATTGCGGACGCCGCGCGTCGCGCGCCGCCGATCGATCGGACGGTTGCGGTGCTGGCGCTGGCCGCCAGCGCCGATCCCCACGCCTTCACCCGCGCGCCCGATGGCCGCGCCATGGTCGGCGCGCGGATCCTGCGGCTGCTGGTTGCGACCATGCTGAATGTACCGGCGTCGGCCGATCTGCTGCATGAGCAGGTCGCCCGCGTCTGGACGCCTGACAACAAGCACGCACCCGACCTGATTCGTCGCGCGCTGGTGCTGCTCGCCGACCACGAGCTGAATGCCTCGACCTTCACGGTGCGCTGCGCGGCGTCGACCGAGCTCAACCTCTACGACGCCGTGATCGCGGGGCTGGTGGCGCTGAAGGGACCCAAGCATGGCGGCGCCGGCGTGCTGGCCTCGCGGCTGGTCAGGACGATGGTCGACAACGACGTCGCCCCGGTGATTCGCGAGCGGGTGGCGCTGGGCGAGCGCTTCCCTGGCTTCGGCCACGGCGTCTACAAGAACGGCGATCCGCGCGCGATCTCGCTGCTGGACGCGCTGACCCGCGCCGGCGCGCCGCGCAAATTCACCAGGGAGGTACCGGAGCGGATCGCGGAAGCGACCGGCGAGTTCGTCAACATCGACTACGCGCTGGCGGTGCTGGTGCACGCGCTGCGGATGCCGGTGGGGAGCGAGCTTGCGCTGTTCGCGATGGCGCGCAGCGTCGGCTGGATCGCACATGCCAGCGAGCAGCTCCAGCATGGCAAATTGATTCGGCCGCGCGCCCGCTATGTCGGCCCGGCACCCGGCCGCGGCGGTACGACCAACAGCCTCTGA
- a CDS encoding DedA family protein, whose protein sequence is MTSFLNPLITFVSAHAWLAYLTLFLAALLEAVPVIGSLVPGSTIILALSALVPGGELKLVPVLAWAAAGAMLGDGVAYLIGYRSQREILTCWPLNKYPNVVAQSEAFFNRWGVLAVFFARFVPPIRAFVPITAGALGMPPARFYAVNIPAILLWAPAHVLPGVLAVTALHDYAGLPHHEHVGKHLWMFAVAGGAVILALAVWTIRRRNGGGLIEPAKSTK, encoded by the coding sequence CCCATGCCTGGCTTGCTTACCTGACGCTGTTCCTGGCTGCACTGCTGGAGGCGGTCCCGGTGATCGGCTCGCTGGTGCCGGGCTCGACCATCATCCTGGCGCTGAGCGCGCTGGTGCCCGGCGGCGAATTGAAGCTGGTGCCGGTGCTGGCCTGGGCCGCGGCCGGCGCGATGCTGGGCGATGGCGTCGCCTATCTGATCGGCTACCGCAGCCAGCGCGAGATCCTGACCTGCTGGCCGCTCAACAAATATCCGAACGTGGTCGCGCAGAGCGAAGCCTTCTTCAACCGTTGGGGCGTGCTGGCGGTGTTCTTTGCCCGCTTCGTGCCGCCGATCCGCGCTTTCGTGCCGATCACGGCGGGCGCGCTCGGCATGCCGCCGGCGCGATTCTACGCCGTCAACATCCCCGCGATCCTGCTCTGGGCGCCGGCGCATGTGCTGCCCGGCGTGCTCGCCGTCACCGCGCTGCACGATTATGCCGGCTTGCCGCACCATGAGCATGTCGGCAAGCATCTCTGGATGTTCGCGGTCGCCGGCGGCGCCGTGATCCTCGCGCTCGCGGTCTGGACCATCCGCCGCCGCAACGGCGGTGGCCTGATCGAGCCGGCCAAGTCGACAAAGTAA